The DNA sequence TTTTTGTCGTCGTTGGAACCAAACATGGAAGACGGCTATCTCAGGGTAGCGATGGGCCAGCTACGGCGCATCGGGAATTCTCTCTACGCAGAACAGACTATCTTGAAGCCGGCTGGTTCATGCGCAACGTTTTGTCTTGATGTCCTGTGGGCCAGAACGGCGACAGGCATGGTCGCCAGGCAACCGGATCAGTATCCTAGCACCTCCTGGCCCGCCGACGCTAAACCCAGCGGGCCGCCGAACAGGTTAAACACCGTATGAATGCTCTAGCCCGCCGTGCCGCAGGCCTGTTGCTCGGCACGCTCTGCCTGCCGCTCGCAGCCTTTGCCGCCGATGTGCAACCCACCCACGAGTTCATCCTCGACAACGGCCTGAAAGTGGTCGTGCGCGAAGACCATCGCGCCCCGGTGGCCGTCTCGCAGATCTGGTACAAGGTTGGCTCCAGCTACGAAACCCCGGGCCAGACCGGCTTGTCCCACGCGCTGGAACACATGATGTTCAAAGGCAGCGCCAAGGTTGGTCCTGGCGAGGCATCGCGCATCCTGCGCGACATCGGTGCCGAGGAAAACGCCTTCACCAGCGATGACTACACCGCCTATTACCAGGTGCTGGCCCGTGACCGCCTGCCGGTGGCCCTGGAGCTGGAGGCCGACCGCCTGGCCAGCCTGCGCCTGCCTGCCGACGAGTTCAGCCGCGAAATCGAGGTAATCAAGGAAGAACGCCGCCTGCGCACCGACGACCAGCCCAACGCCAAGGCATTCGAACTGTTCCGCGCCATGGCCTACCCGGCCAGCGGCTATCACACGCCGACCATCGGCTGGATGGCCGACCTCGAGCGTATGAAGGTCGAGGAGCTGCGCCACTGGTATGAATCCTGGTACGCCCCCAACAATGCCACCCTGGTCGTCGTGGGCGACGTCACTGTCGACGAGGTCAAGGGCCTGGCGCAGAAGTACTTCGGCAGCATCCCCAGGCGTGCCGTGCCGGCGGCCAAGTTGCCCCTGGAACTGGCCGAACCCGGCCAGCGCCAGCTGACCCTGCACGTACGCACCCAACTGCCCAGCTTGATCTACGGTTTCAACGTCCCCGGCCTGGCCACAGCCAAGGACCCGCGCACGGTGCATTCCCTGCGCCTGATCTCGGCGCTGCTCGACGGCGGCTACAGCGCGCGCATGCCGGCGCGCCTGGAGCGTGGCCAGGAACTGGTGGCCGGCGCTTCGTCCAGCTACAACGCCTTCACCCGCGGCGACAGCCTATTCCTGGTTTCGGCCACACCGAACGTGCAGAAGCACAAGTCCCTGGCGGACGTGGAACAGGGCATCTGGCAGCTGCTGGATGAGCTCAAGACCACCCCACCCAGCACCGAGGAACTCGAGCGCGTGCGCGCCCAGGTCATCGCCGGCCTGGTCTACGACCGTGATTCCATCAGCAGCCAGGCCACCACCATCGGCCAGCTGGAAACCGTCGGGCTGTCCTGGAAGCTGATCGACAGCGAACTGGACGAACTCGAGCGCGTTACTCCGCAAGACATCCAGAACGCAGCGCGCAGCTACTTCACCCGCGAACGCCTGAGCGTTGCCCATGTATTGCCCGAGGAGTCCGCTAATGAGTGACCGCCGCGCCCCGCGCCCAACCCTGCTGACCACCGGCATCCGTGCCCTGGCGCTGGCGGCCGTGCTGGCCGGCCCGGCCATGGCCGACGACCTCGCCAAGGCCGAAAGCAACGCCGCACGCCCGGCCAACACCCTGCAGTCGCTGGCCGAGCTGGATGGCAAGGCACCCAGCCGGCGCCAGCTGAACATCCAGCACTGGAACACCGCCGAAGGCGCGCGGGTGCTGTTCGTCGAAGCCCGCGAGCTGCCGATGTTCGACCTGCGTGTCACCTTCGCCGCCGGCAGCAGTCAGGATGGCGGCGTGCCAGGCCTGGCCGCCCTGACCAACGCCATGCTCAACGAAGGCGTGGCCGGCAAGGACGTGACAGCGATTGCCGAAGGCTTCGAAAGCCTGGGCGCAGACTTTGGCAACGGCTCCTACCGCGACATGGCGGTGGCTTCGCTGCGCAGCCTCAGCGCCAAGGACAAGCGTGAACCGGCCTTGAAGCTGTTTACCGAGGTGGCCG is a window from the Pseudomonas anuradhapurensis genome containing:
- a CDS encoding M16 family metallopeptidase encodes the protein MNALARRAAGLLLGTLCLPLAAFAADVQPTHEFILDNGLKVVVREDHRAPVAVSQIWYKVGSSYETPGQTGLSHALEHMMFKGSAKVGPGEASRILRDIGAEENAFTSDDYTAYYQVLARDRLPVALELEADRLASLRLPADEFSREIEVIKEERRLRTDDQPNAKAFELFRAMAYPASGYHTPTIGWMADLERMKVEELRHWYESWYAPNNATLVVVGDVTVDEVKGLAQKYFGSIPRRAVPAAKLPLELAEPGQRQLTLHVRTQLPSLIYGFNVPGLATAKDPRTVHSLRLISALLDGGYSARMPARLERGQELVAGASSSYNAFTRGDSLFLVSATPNVQKHKSLADVEQGIWQLLDELKTTPPSTEELERVRAQVIAGLVYDRDSISSQATTIGQLETVGLSWKLIDSELDELERVTPQDIQNAARSYFTRERLSVAHVLPEESANE